The sequence GATGGAGCCGCGGTCAGGGTCGAAGTCGAACAGCAGTCGACCGACGGGCTCGATGTACGAAGCACGCTCCAGCATCACCGGCTCGTCGTCGAGGTAGCGCACCCGAAGGACTTCGATCACCGGCTCACCGGGCTCGAGGTCCAACGCCGCCGCCGCATCGGGCGACGCCCCGCGCCGCGCGATCTCGATGGTCCGCTGGCCCGGCCGACGTCCCATCGCCTCGACCCAGGCGCTGAACGACAACAAGCTCTCGAACGGTTGACCGAGCGCGGTCCCCCGTACGACCGGAGGCCGTCCCTGCCCACCCGCGATCAGACCCTCTCGACGCAACGACTGCAGGGCAGCGCGTACGGTCCCCCGCGAAGCGCCGTAACGCTGGACGAGCTGCGCCTCCGACGGCAAGGACTCGCCCTCGGCGAGGCCACCGCTCGCGATCTGATCGCGGAGGTCGGCAGCAACCTGGACATGCAGCGGGACGGACACGCGGCGACTCTAGCAACTTGGTCAGACAGGTTGGGGTGGCGCGGATTCGCCGATGTGGTGAACGGCCGATGAACGGCCATCTGCTCCGGTGAATCCTCCCCGAACTTGTCTATGCAAGTTGCTCCGCACTGTTGACTCCCCCGGGCAGGCGTCACCACGATGTGCCCGTGACCACCCCGGGAAATCCTGATCTGATCATCGTCGGAGCCGGCATCGTCGGCCTCGCCCATGCCTATGAGGCACACCGGCGGGGCATGAAGGTCATGGTCCTGGAACGCGACGAACGCGCCGTCGGCGCCTCGGTCCGCAACTTCGGCCATGTGTGCACGACCGGACAGTCCGGACAGGGCCTTGAATACGCACGCGAAGCTCGCGAACGGTGGCTCGGCCTGAGCGATCCGGCGGGTTTCGCGGTGGTGCAACAGGGCACGGTCGTCGTCGCGCGTACAAGCGACGAACTCGCCGTTCTGGAGGAGTTCGCCGACGTGCGAGGCCGGGACGAAGCCACCCCACTCAGCCTCGCGCAGGTCGAACAGCGGATCGGGTGGCTGCCACCCGGCACGGTCGGCGGCGCCCACCTCCCCCTCGACCTCCGCGTCGATCCTCGGGCAGCTGTTCCGGCCCTCGCCGCCTGGCTGCAGAGCCAAGGAGTCGAGATCCGCTTCGGGGTCAACGCCGGGCAGATCGCCGACGGCACCGTGCTCACGTCGGTCGGCACGTTCGAAGCGCCACTCATCATCCATTGTGTGGGCCACGACGTCGACCGGTTGTTCCCCACCATCGCCGAGAAGTATCAGATCCGTCGGTGCCGGCTGCAGATGTTCGAGGTCGCTCCCCCCGTGGCCGAGCCGATCGGCCCGGCGGTCCTCACCGGCACGTCACTCCTGCGATACGGAGGTTTCACGGGGATGCCGAGCGCGGAACAGGTGCGGGCGGCGTTCACCAACGACCAGCCGGAACTGCTCGAGATCGGTCTCAATCTGATGCTCACCCAGCGTCCGGACGGCTCAGTGGTGCTCGGCGACAGTCACCACTACGAGCGTACGAACCCACCGTTCGACGACGAGTCGGTCGCCTCGATCCTGCTGCGCGAGGGCGAGCGGCTGTTCGGCCGCCCGATCACCGTGCGCAAACGTTGGCGCGGCGTGTACGCGAGCAGCAACCTGACCGACTTCCTGGTCGAGCCCGTGGACGCGCGTACGCACGTCGTGTCGGTCACGTCGGGCATCGGCATGACGACCGCCCTCGGCCTCGCTCCGGCCGCGCTGGACCGGATCCTCGGCTGACCTGCGGTCAGACCGGAATCAACGCCCAGACGTCGAGGTCCAGGAGGATCCCATCGGCGTACTTGCCGTCCTCGCCCCGCAGCGTCATCGACTCGTCGCGGCCCTTGCGCGCGACCAGACGCAGTCGGATCGCGCCGACGCCCGGCGCGGAGGTCTCGGCCTTGTCCAGGACCTCGGACCACGCGTACACGGTGTCACCGGCGAACGCAGGAGCCACGTGAGCTCCGGCGTTGATCGCGGAGATCAGCTGCGCGTTGGCCAGACCGTTGAAAGAGAGTGCGCGGGCCATCGAGATGATGTGGCCGCCGTAGATGAGGCGGTTGCCGTCGGGACGCGCCTCGGTGTTGAAGTGCACCTTGGCGGTGTTCTGCCACAGACGGGTCGCGAGCATGTGCTCGGGGTCGGTGAGCGTGACACCGTCGACGTGATCGATCTTCTCGCCGATCTCGTAGTCCCCGAAGCGGTGCGGCTCACCGGCGGCGGTGAAGTCGTACCCGGTGAAGTTGAGCGTGTCCGGAATGATCAGGTCGCCGGCCGCAACGGTCTTCGCGAGCTCCGGGATGACCTCGGTCGGTGCCGGCGAGCCCGCGTCACGCTTGTGCACCATGACCCAGCGGCACCACTCCAGGGCCGTCTCACCGTGCTGGTTGACGGCGGTGGAGCGTACGTACACGACACCCGACTTGCCGTTGGAGTTCTGCTTGAGCCCGATCACCTCGGAGCTCGTCGACAGGGTGTCGCCCGGGACCACGGGCTGGTGGAACCGGCACTCGGCGTAACCGAGGTTGGCGACCGCATTGAGCGAGATGTCCGGGACGGTCTTGCCGAAGGCGATGTGGAAGGCGATGAGGTCTTCGACCGGCGCCGGCTTCAAGCCGACGTTCGCAGCGAACTCAGCCGACGACGGGATCGAGAAGCGCGACGGGTACAGCGCGGTGTAGAGCGCGCGGTCGCCTTCGGTGACCGTACGCGGGGTCGCGTGCCGGATCACCTGGCCGATGGTGAAGTCCTCGAAGAAGTTGCCCGGGTTCGTCTTGCTCACGGGCCACCATCCTAGGGCGCGTCAGCCGGACTTGCGGCGGTGCATCCGACGCTGCTGGCCGACCACCTCGGAGCCGTGAGCCTTCTCCTTGGCCTCGGCACCCTGATTGGTCGCGCCGCCACCGGACTTCTTCTTGTCCAGCGCTTCGCGCATCTTTGCTTTGAGGTCGTCGTTGTCAGCCATCACGCTCCACCGTAGCCCACCTCGGCGTGCCCTGCCGGGTCACACGCGACGCTGCGCAGCACCTCGAGACCCGTGGCGTCGTCCTTGTGGGCGACTGCCACGTCCCAGAAGTAGGCGGACGACATCGCCTCACTGAGCTGTCCGGACCGGGCGATCAGGTTGGCGACCTTGTCGGGTCCGAGCAGGCGACCACCGTTGTCCCAGAGGACCGCGTCCTCGTAGCCCTGGTCCAGCAGACGCTCCCAGACACTCACGAGCGGCAACTCAGGCGTCGCAAGTGACGTCGCCAGCGCCTCGAACTCGAAGAAGATGACCGGTCGCGAGGCCTTGAACGTCTCCGCCATCGCAGGTACGAGCAGCACGTCGTACCCGTCGGTGTCGGTCTTGATCAGACGTACCTGCTGCAGCCGGGGGTTGCGTTCCAGCAGTTCATCGGTGCTGATCGACGGCGGCCCGGAGCCCTCGGCGGCCGGGACCAGGTTGCTCGAGCCGACGTCGGCGTGGTTGATCTCGAAGCCACCTCGATAGCCCGGCGGCACCAGCGCGTACGGCTCCACGGCGACGTCGTCGCGCCCGGCGACGTTCATGTCGAGGTACTTCTGCCAGGCCGGATCGGCTTCGACGCAGACCACGTACGCAGGTACCGCGGAGAGCACGCCGAGCGCGCTGTCACCAACGTTGCCGCCGACGTCGAGGAGCGTGAGAGTCGATTCCAGGTCGTACAGACCTCTCGCCAACTCCACCAGGTTGAGGTTGTAGACCGAGTCGCCCGACGTCAGGTACGGCAGCAGGTGGTGCCGCGGCATCACGATGTCGACGCCGTGGATCCTTCGCGTGACCGGGACGTCCGGCCGCCGCCGATCGACCTCGAAGCGGGCTCTCGCCGCGATGTGCAGCAGGAAGGACAGGGGTCGATTGTTGCGCATGCTTCTCCCTCCGAAGCACGGCTACGCCAGCAGAGCGAAACCGTCTCCGCACCCCCGAGCGGGCGCGCGTCTCATCCACCCCTCCACAGGTGAATGTGATGCTGTCCGCCCCTCCACAGGCAGACGACCAACCCGGCTAGGCGTTGGCTGAGCGCAACCCTAGTCGGAGGCAATCCGGCCGCACCACCGACACGCGATCAGACGGAGCTACACCCCGCCGTACCCGAGGTCGCGTGCCGTCTGCTTGGCCTCCTCGGTCACCGGGATCGCCACGACCGCCGTGCCGTACGCGCAGATCTCGGTCCAGACGTCGCCCATCTCGGAAGTGTCGAAGCGCATCGCGACGACCGCGTTGCCGCCCTTGGCGCGCGCTTCGTCGAGCATGCGACCCATGACCTCGAGACGCGAGTTGGACAGGTTGGTGGTCATCCCCTTGATCTCGCCGCCGACGAGCGACTTGAAGCCGGCGCCGATCTGGGAGAACGCATTGCGGGAGCGGACGGTGAGCCCGAAGACCTCGCCGCACACCTTCTTGATTTCCCAGCCGGGCAGGTCATTCGTGGTCACTACGAGCATGTCGCCACCGTAGCCGCCGGCGAGGCGGGCGTCGACGGCTCAGACCCGGCGGAACTTGAGGGCTCCGGTCGGGCACTGACCGACCTGTTCCTCGATCCGCTCGGCCGGCGCTGCCTCGGGATGGATCCACGGCCTCTCGGTCGGGTTGAAGACCTTGTTGAGCTGCGTCCAGCACCGGGTGGAGTGCTGGCAGAAATCGGGTCGCCACTCGACCACGAAGCCGTCCCCGGCGTACTCCTTGGCCTCGGCCTCGCCCGTGCGCTCGACGAACGTACGCACGGTGACCTGCCCCTCGAGGAGCCGGGAGATCGGGCAGTTCGCGGCCACCTCTCTCAGGGTCACCTGCTGGTCGGCGGTCAGTGGCGACGTGAACACGATGTCGCGATCCAGGGTCGTCACGGTCTCGCCGTCCTTGAGGGCGGTGAAGTAGTTGACGGCGACCCCGATCGACGGGACGTCCCAGCCGACCTTCTCGATGTGCATCCGCAACGTGATCAGGGTGCAGGTGGCCAGGGAGGACAGCAGCAGCGTGAACGGATCCGGCCCGACGTCGTGGCCGCCGTTCTTCGGCGGCTCGTCCGCGATGAACTCGCCGTTGCGCCAGTGCACGGTGGTGGAGTACGCGGCCTCGCCGATCTCGGCGCGTACGGGTTCGTTCATCCGGTAGTGCATGTCATACCTCCGTCGCCATCGTTGCGGGCGGCTGCTGGGAAGGCAACGAAGTGGTTGGGCAAATCTGCACCAGGTTCGAACACGTGTTCGTTTTTGTCGGTATTGAGCGGTAAAATGTTGGCAATGAAGGAGGTCGACGACATGTCCACACCCGATGCCCACCCGGTGCTCGCGTGCGTGCGCTCTGTCCGAGCCGCTCTGGTCGACGTCGCCGATCTCGACCCGACCTTCATGCCCACGCGCGACAAAGCTGCCGCATTGCTCGCGATCGGTGAGGCACTTGCCGCGGCCAATGCGCTCCAGGCGCGACTACTCGCCTCGGCACACGAGCTGGCCCTCGACGCCGGCACCCGGGACGTCGCAGCCTGGTTGGCCTCGACCGCTCACGCGGACCACGGGTCCCTGAGGCGGACGATGGAGTTGGGACGGCGCCTTGAAGCCGCCCCGATCGTGTCGGCTGCGTTCGCGGAGGGCCGGATCGACGCCCAGAAGGCTGACATCATCCTGCGGACGTTGGAGGAGTTGCCGGAGGAGACCCCCAGGAGCCTGCGCGACCAGGCCGAGGCCGAACTGGTACGCCGCGCCCCGGATTTCTCCCCGAAGGCGCTCGCCCGACTGGCCCGCCACCTTGAGGCCGTCGTCGATCCGGACGGCGCCGATGCGGCTGAAGGCAGAGCCCTGCTCCGCGAGGAACGATCCGCCTGGGACAAGACATCGCTGCGGATCACGCCTCGGTTCGACGGCACCGCGCGGATCAACGGGGTGATCCCGGAGGAAGCTGCACACCGTCTCAGGACGTACCTCGAGGCGTACACCCAACCTCGGAAGCTCGAGGGCGAGGTCGTACGCACCGATCAGCGAATGGGGCGCGCCTTCTGCGACCTGGTGGAGCGCATCGACCCCGCTGGACTCCCCCGGCACGGCGGCGATACGACCACGGTGATGATCACCGTCCCGCTGGACGACCTGCGCGCCGAACTGGGCACCGCCGCGATCGGTGGCCTCGATTCCGAAGGTCGTCTCAGCGCAGCCGAAGCGCGCCGCCTGGCTTGCACCGCCGACATCATCCCGGCCGTCCTCGGTTCCCGGTCCCAGATCCTCGACCTCGGGCGTACGCAACGCCTCTTCTCGCCAGCACAACGAAAGGCCCTGCGGACGCGCTTCACGACCTGCCAGGTCGAAGGCTGCGACGTACCCTCGACCTGGTGCGATGCCCATCACGAGGACCCGTGGTCGTCTGGTGGCCGCACCGATCTCCGGAACGCTCTGCTCGTCTGTGGTCACCACCACCGCCGACTGCACGACAGCCGCTACTCATCGACCAGGTCGGTCGATCAGGTCATCGTGCGGCTGCGTAGGTGAAGCCGTCGCCTGGTCCGATCATTGCGGGGCAAGCAGGTACGGCAGTCGCCGTGTCAGAAAGGCTCTGGGGAACTCGTCGCGAAGCCGCCAGAGGCCGGCGTCGATGACGAAATGCGCCATCACGGCACCGAGGTAGCCACCGAACAACCAGCGGTCGAGGCCGCTCGTTCCGGAGTGGAGGTGGGAGGCCTGATTGAGCACAAGGCCCAGCACCACCGCGATGTTCAAGCAGATCAGGACCCCGACCTGTGCGGGCACCGTCTCCGTCGGTGCACCGGCGATCAGGCCCACCAGCAGGAGGTACTGCATCCCGTGGGCGATGGTCAGGCCGGCAACCGCCGCGTAGGGGGATTCGAACAGGAACGCGGGAAGGAAGAACGCGAGGCTCGTCCCGTAGATGATCAGAAACATCGCCGGTCGATCGCTTCGCGGGCGCCTGACAGCGGCCGTCGCTCCCACCAGAACAGCACTGACAAAGGCACCCGCCCCGCACGCAGCCACCGCCTGCAGCGCCGGGTGCAGCCAGGAGTCGAAGACCCCGTGCCGATCGATCTGGAGCAGCGCCGGGTGTGCGACCAGCCAACCGACGCCACCGATTCCGGCCACGGTCAGAGCCGCTCGTTCGATTCCAGTGAGACGAGCCGCGCCCAGAGATCTGGCTGCTAGCGCCGAAATACCCAGGTTCTGCTTCTGGAAGTGGAAGAACTGCCAGGCGAAGTAGCCGGACAGTACCCACGTCATCGCCTCGGTTGAAGCGATCGCGGCGATCATCGCCGTCACGACGACGAGCGCCAACGGGATCCAGTAGTAGCGCCACGGATGTCCGCGCATGTGGGTTCGCACATCGGCGACGGTGTAGAACCACGCCGTCGCTCCCACATGAACCGACGAACCCACGAACAGCAGCCACACCAACGCCGTCGGCGGCGACGAATGGATCGAAGGGGCCAAGGACACCGCGAGGACCAAGGGTCCGACGGTCAGAAGAAGGGTGGCGAGCAGCCAGATCGTCCGGAGCGACCGGGCTGAGCCCGGGGCGACCGCGTACGGGTCAGCCGCCGCCACATCCACCCGCTGCGCTGGCCGACGATCCCAACACCACGGCCCCGGTCGTGATCGCGACGCCACACGTGACGACGACCCAGACCCAGGTGCGTGACCACCACGGGCGCCTGAACGGGGCGTAGGGGACGTCGTACGACGTTGTGTCCGCTTGCTCCAGCATCGCTGCCCCCGTCTTCGGCGGCGCCTCCGTGGCGCTTCTCCGCGACTCTACAACCGGCGCCGTACCCACGAGCGGGATCACGACCTCGACACTCGCCGGCGGCCCAACAGACGATGCCCCGCCACCACACCGGGTGACGGGGCATCGATCAAGCCGAATTACGGCCGCCCCAAAGGGCGGCGGGACTTCGTCGCTCAGCGCGACCGCCCGCGCAAGCGCGGCCGGTCGACCTCGCTCCTCAGCCCTTGGCTGCGTACTCCTTGAGGAGCGCGCGACCGATGATCATCTTCTGGATGTCGGAGGTGCCCTCACCGATGAGCATGAACTTGACCTCGCGCATCAGGCGCTCGATCTCGTACTCCTTGGAGTAGCCGTAGCCACCGTGGATACGGAACGAGTCCTCGACGACCTCGTTGGCGTACTCCGACGCGAGCATCTTGGCCATGCCGGCCTCGACGTCCATGCGCTTTCCGGTGTCCTTGAGGCGGGCGGCACGGACCATCATCGTGTGGATGGTCTCGACCTTGGTGGCCATCTCCGCGAGGCGGAAGAGTACGGCCTGGTGCTCAGCGATCTGCTTGCCGAAGGTCTTGCGCTGCTGGGCGTACGCGACGCCGAGCTCGAAGCCACGGATCGCCAGGCCGCACGCGCGGGCAGCGACGTTGACCCGACCGACCTCGACGCCATCCATCATCTGGAAGAAGCCCTTGCCGGGGACGCCGCCGAGGATCTGGTCGGCACCCAGGCGGTGGTCCTCGAGGACCAGCTCGGTGGTCTCGACGCCCTTGTAACCCATCTTGTCGATCTTGCCCGGGACGGTGACGCCCTGAGCGGTCTGGCCGAAGCCGGCCTCTTTCTCGACGAGGAAGGTGGTCATGTTCTTGTAGACCGAGTCAGCACCCTCGTCGGTCTTGGTGAGCACGGCGACCAGCGTCGAGGAGGCACCGTTCGTCAGCCACATCTTCTGACCGGTGATCGAGTACGAACCGTCCTCGAGCTTGGTGCCCTTGGTGGAGACGGCCGAGACATCCGAGCCGAGACCCGGCTCCGACATCGAGAAGGCGCCACGGACCTCGCCGGTCGCCATCCGCGGAAGGTACTTCTCCTTCTGCTCCTGGGTGCCGTGCTGCATCAGCAGGTACGCGACGATGAAGTGCGTGTTGATGACGCCGGAGACGCTCATCCAGCCGCGAGCGATCTCCTCGACGACCAGGGCGTACGTCAGCAGTGACTCCCCCAGACCGCCGAACTCCTCCGGGATGGTCAGGCCGAAGACGCCGAGCTCCTTGAGTCCGTCGACGATCTCCTGCGGGTAGGTGTCGGAGTGCTCAAGCTCCTGGGCGACCGGGATGATCTTGTCCTCAACGAACTGGTGGACGGTGTTGAGGATCTCCTGCTGGATGTCAGTCAGGCCATCGGTCTGGGCAAGGCGAGCCATCTGGTTCCCTTCGATCTGTGTCAATCTGGGGGCGGCAGCCCCCTGCGGGCACGGCATGAAGCACTGAGAAAAGTCTGTGCTCACGCGGGCCGCTAGCCGTCTGACCTTACCGCATCACTAGACTCAACCGACGGTTCGGACGAGGCAGGAGGTGCGTAATGAGCACCACACCGACGCGTGTCTACGTAGCGCGACTCATCGGCCTTCCCATCTTTGACCCGCAAGGCGATCAGGTCGCGAAGGTGCGCGATGTCGTCGTCTCGATGCGTACCGGCTCAGCTCCTCCGCGCGTCTTCGGCCTGGTGGCTGAGGTCTTCGGTCGACGCCGGATCTTCGTGCCCATGACGCGGGTGACCAGCATCGACAGCGGTCAGGTGTACACCACCGGCCTGCTCAACATGCGTCGCTTCGAGAAGCGCTCGACGGAGAAGCTGGTCATCGGCCAGATGTTCGACGCCCAGGTCTCGATCCGTGGCACCGAGACGACGGGTGCGGTGTACGACGTCGCGATGGAGCAGGCGCGTACCCGCGACTGGGTGCTCAGCCGAGTCGCCATCCAGGAGGGCTCCAAGGGCCTTCGCCGTCGAGGCCAGTCGCACGTGGTGTCCTGGACCGATGTCGTCGGCTTGACCGGAGTCGACTCCCCGACCCAGGGCACCACGCACCTGCTGCACACGATCGCCGAGATGAAGCCCGCGGACGCCGCCTCGCTGCTCGCCGAGTTGCCGGCCGAGCGACGCCAGCAGGTCGCAGCCGCCCTCGACGACGAGACCCTGGCCGAGGTCCTGGAAGAGCTCCCCGAGGACGACCAGGTCGAGATCCTCGCTCAGCTCGACTCCGAGCGAGCGGCCGACGTGCTCGAGGAGATGTCGCCGGACGACGCTGCCGACCTCATCGCCGACCTACCGCCCGAGAAGGCCGCGGCGCTCCTGGAACTGATGGAGCCCGACGAGGCCGAGGACGTGCGACGCCTGATGTCTTACGCCGAGAACACCGCCGGCGCCATGATGACGCCGGAGCCGGTGATCCTCGGACCGGACGCCACCGTCGCCGACGCGCTCGCGCACGTACGCAACCCCGACCTGACCCCCGCCCAGGCCGCTGCCGTGTACGTCTGCCGTCCTCCGCTCGAGGCACCGACCGGCAAGTTCCTGGGCATGGCGCACATCCAGCGTCTGCTCCGGGAGCCACCGTCCTCCCTGGTCGCCGGGGCGATCGACACATCGACGGACCCGCTGCGCCCGAGCGACTCGATCGACGTCGTCTCCGCACACCTGGCGACCTACAACTTGGTTGCAGCCGCCGTCGTGGACGAGGAAGGTCATCTCGTCGGCGCGGTCACCGTCGACGACCTCCTGGACCACCTGCTTCCGGAGAACTGGCGTGACCAGGCGATGGCGGTACGGGATCAGGCTGGACGGGAGGCGCGATGACCAAGGCACGTGCACGCCTCGACGCTCCCCGCGACCTGCGCCGCAAGGTGATGCGGGCTCCGACGATCGCACCCGACTTCTTCGGCAAGTTCTCCGAGGACTTCGCCCGCTACATGGGTACGGCCAGCTTCCTGCTCTGGATGACGCTCTTTGTGCTCGTGTACGTCGTGTGGAACACGCTGCTGCCCAAGAGCGAGCACTTCGACCCGTACTCCTTCACCTTCCTCACGCTGGTGCTCTCCCTGCAGGCCTCGTACGCGGCCCCCCTGATCCTGTTGGCCCAGAACCGCCAGGAGGCCCGTGACCGAGTGATCGCCGAACAGGATCGGCGCGTCAACGCGCAGGCTCAGGCCGACATGGAATTCCTCTCCCGCGAGATCGCCTCCCTCCGGATGGCGTTGCGCGAAGTGGCCACCCGCGACTTCGTACGCTCCGAGCTTCGGGGGTTGCTGGAGGACCTCGAGGAGCGCACTCCGACGGCCTCTGCGGGCGTGGTCGAGACCGTGAGTGAGGACCCCTCTCCTTCGAAGTAGGCTGGGGATCGTGAGCTCCCCCCTTCTTGAGCGTGTCCAGGCTGCCCTGGCGACCGTGAACGACCCCGAGATCAAGCGCCCGATCACCGATCTGGGCATGGTGCAGGACCTTGCGGTCAGCGAATCCGGCGAGGTCAGCGTCACGGTGTTGCTGACGGTCGCCGGTTGCCCGCTCAAGGACACCATCAACCGCGACGTCACGAACGCGGTCAAGGGCGTCGACGGCGTCACCGACTTCAAGCTCGAACTCGGCGTGATGACCGACGAGCAGCGCCTCGAGATGCGCAACGGCCTGACCGGCGGTGCTGCGCAGCGCGAGATCCCGTTCGCGCAGCCGGGTTCACTGACCAAGGTGTACGCCATCGCCTCCGGCAAGGGCGGCGTCGGCAAGTCCTCCCTCACGGTCAACCTCGCCGTGGCCTTCGCCAAGCAGGGACTCAAGGTCGGCATCGTCGACGCGGACATCTACGGTCACTCGATCCCGGCGATGCTCGGCATCGCGGACTCGCGTCCGACCCAGGTCGAGGACCTGATCATGCCGGTGCCCACCGCCTCAGGAGTCTCGGTCATCTCGATCGGCATGCTCAAGCCGCGGCGCGACCAGGTCGTGGCCTGGCGTGGACCGATGCTCGACCGCGCCCTGCGTCAGATGCTCGCGGACGTCTACTGGGGCGACCTCGACGTCCTCCTGCTCGACCTCCCGCCCGGCACCGGTGACATCGCGATCTCGCTGGGCCAGCACCTGCCGAACGCCGAAGTCGTCGTGGTCACGACCCCGCAGGAAGCTGCGGCGGAGGTCGCCGAGCGCGCCGGCACGATGGCCGAGATGATGCATCAGCGCGTGGCCGGCGTCATCGAGAACATGAGCTGGCTGACCCTTCCTGACGGCACCAGGATGGAGGTCTTCGGCACTGGCGGCGGCGAGCGCGTCGCGAAGACCCTGTCCGAACGGTTCGGCGCCACCATCCCGCTCCTGGGCCAGATCCCGCTCGACACCACCTTGCGCGAGGGCGGCGACGTCGGGAAGCCGATCGTCGAGAACGACCCGACCGCTGTTGCGGCGACGGTGATCACCCAGATCGCGGACAAGCTGTCGGGACGTGGTCGTGGACTCGCTGGACTGCAGCTCGGTCTGACGCCGTCCAACAAGCTCTGAACGCCGCACCCGCCGTCCTCACGCTCTAGTCTTCGGTCATGTTCTTCGGCATCGGCTTCCCCGAGCTGATGATCATTGCCTTCGTGGCGATGGTGGTCTTCGGCCCGGAGAAGCTCCCCGAGGTCGCTCGGCAGGCCGGCAGGGTCGTT comes from Nocardioides baekrokdamisoli and encodes:
- a CDS encoding DUF1003 domain-containing protein: MTKARARLDAPRDLRRKVMRAPTIAPDFFGKFSEDFARYMGTASFLLWMTLFVLVYVVWNTLLPKSEHFDPYSFTFLTLVLSLQASYAAPLILLAQNRQEARDRVIAEQDRRVNAQAQADMEFLSREIASLRMALREVATRDFVRSELRGLLEDLEERTPTASAGVVETVSEDPSPSK
- a CDS encoding Mrp/NBP35 family ATP-binding protein, with the translated sequence MSSPLLERVQAALATVNDPEIKRPITDLGMVQDLAVSESGEVSVTVLLTVAGCPLKDTINRDVTNAVKGVDGVTDFKLELGVMTDEQRLEMRNGLTGGAAQREIPFAQPGSLTKVYAIASGKGGVGKSSLTVNLAVAFAKQGLKVGIVDADIYGHSIPAMLGIADSRPTQVEDLIMPVPTASGVSVISIGMLKPRRDQVVAWRGPMLDRALRQMLADVYWGDLDVLLLDLPPGTGDIAISLGQHLPNAEVVVVTTPQEAAAEVAERAGTMAEMMHQRVAGVIENMSWLTLPDGTRMEVFGTGGGERVAKTLSERFGATIPLLGQIPLDTTLREGGDVGKPIVENDPTAVAATVITQIADKLSGRGRGLAGLQLGLTPSNKL